The region CATCACTGTCCTAATAGGTCTTATATGGCATGTTGAATTATTGAGTGATCCAGCGAAATACAAATATATATTAGGTTTGTATATTTGCATGATCGTATTCGGTTACATGTCCCTGGTGTTCATGCGTGACCTTAAGATGCAAAGTTGCACGTAATCTATCACTTGGGTGGGACCGACTTTTCGTTACACTCCAAGTGAGTTCCACAGTTCAGGCGTTGATATTGGAAATAGATCATGACCGTACTGATAATCATATTTGGTGCTCTGACTCTGTTGGCCGGAATAGTAATTGTAATAAATCCGGAGGTTATTTTCGGCTTTCTACGAAGTAATTTGAACAAGCTGGCAGTCCATATTCTGGCTGTTGCAGTAAGACTGGTGATCGGTTCTTTACTGATATACCAATCCAACGTAGCTAAATTTCCGTTTGTCATTGAAATGATTGGTTGGGTTTCTATTGTTGCCGCTATAATTATAGCTGTCATGGGACGCCTCAATTTCAAGCGCTTAATATTATGGGCGTTGTCTTTATCAAAGCCTTTTGGTCGTGTTGGCGGTATCATAGCCGTGGCATTTGGCGCATTTTTAATTTATGCTTTCGTTTAGTACCAATAGACGGTTGTAAAAATCTTTAAATTAATAAAAAATTGGAGGTTTATTATGATGAACAGATCAAAGATGGTTGGTTTTGTAGGATTGGCTTTGGCCATTGTATTTTGTGTAACCATATTTATGCTGCCGTCGGAGGCGGAGGCAAAGTCAAAAGTCGTTGCCATTAAAGGAGTAAGCTATAATGTCGATTCCTCTCTGGCGGACAACTTAAAATCGCTTGTCGGCAAAAAGGTCTGGGTCACCCTTGATTCAGGGCAAACCTTTGTCGGATTGGTGAAAAAAGTGGGAAACCACTTAATGCATCTGGAAAAATTGGCTGGTAAGGAATATTTTGATGCCCTGATTCGCCTGGAAAATATTAGCGCCATCGATACCAGATTCAGGGACTTCAAACGTTGATCGGCATGTTTTCTGCAGTTAAGAATAATTGTTCAATTTAAAAAACAACAAAGAGAGAATCGATACAAGATGAATCATAATTTTTTTTCATCGAGTTTTTTGGATCGTGTTTCATTGAAACGGGGAGATAATAATTGGATTAACGCTCAACTTAACAATGAATCCACCCGAATTATTCCTGTATGGAATTTAAAAAATTTATGTCGGCCTGACCCCGATCAGGGGCCGATTTTCCTCACACCAGGCGACCTTCAAGATTGTTCCCATGCCCTCGAATCGTCGATACTCTTAGGCGTTAGTGATAAAAAAGCATATTTTACCATCGATATAGATTCTGCGGAGTATGCATCTACTTTAGGTGAGCAAAAAAAGGGTGAGTTCTTAGATTTAAGGAAAATCGTTCCCTTGTTAAATTATCAGGATGCCGCCTTGTTGACTCTGGCTCGATTTATGATTAACTGGAGTTCAAATAATCGCTTTTGCGGAAAATGCGGGAACCCAACAACCAGTGCCGAAGCAGGAAATGTACGTATTTGCCAAAATAGTGAATGCGGACAGAGTCACTTTCCCAGTATGGATCCGGCCATCATCGTTATGGTTGCATCGGATGGGCGTTGTTTACTCGGGCGGCAGCAGCCCTGGCCAAAAGATATGTATTCTACCATCGCCGGATTTGTTGAGCCTGGAGAGAGCATTGAAGATGCGGTCATTCGTGAAGTTGAGGAAGAAACAGGAGTCAAGGTTGAGGAAGTGGAATATCAATCTTCCCAACCATGGCTTTTCCCAAGTTCATTGATGCTGGGGTTTACCGCCAGGGCAATGAGCAATGAAATTAGGGTGGCTAAAAATGAGCTTGAAGATGCACGCTGGTTTTCCAGACAGGAGATCACAGATAATCTAAGCAACGGATTAATGAGGCTTCCCTCAAAGGTATCGATTTCTTATCATTTGATTAAGGCGTGGTATGATAAGGGGGATTTTAATTTACCTTAGGCTTTTATATGGAAATATTGGACATACTTGAGGAAAAGGAAGATCGGGCAATCATCAACTGCTTAATGGCAGCGGTTGATAAACCCAATATCCGTTCAATTTGTGACTATGGATGTGGAGATGGTCGTGTGTTAAAAAAAATTAAAAAAAGGCTTCCTTCCGGAATAAGGTATACAGGAATTGATTTTTGGTCAAATGAATATAGCAACCACACTATTCCGGAAGATGAAGAATCAATAAATTTCATCGATAACGGAAGCCCTGAGATAGATGAATTTTTAGAAAACAATCATTATGACCTTGTTTTTTCATCGTTTGCCCTGCATCATTTCAGATTGCCGGTTAAAGAACTTAAGCGTATGGAACGTCTGGTTGCTCCGGAAGGAGTACTTGTTTTAATAGATATGTTTCGGGATTATACGGATATAGAGAAAATTGCGGATAATGTAAATTTTTTTAACAGCAAGATGATGATGATGGCCTTAAGAGGTGATTATCACCGTATTCCCTATACCAGGGAGGAAACCTGTGACCTGCTGCTTGCGCTGGACATGGAAATCACCGACCAGAAAGTCGTTGCTGTAGACATTACTGAAAAAGAGCTGGCTGAATTTAAAAGGCTCGCTCCTGAGTGGTATAAGAAAAAAGCAGAAAAAGAATATCAAGATGATGTATCCAAAAACAGGCATCCGGCTTTCCTGGATGCATTTAGGAAGGTCCAACAGTTCACCATGGATTTGATTGACAGATACGGTACAACACCGGATAGTCTGTTGGTCACCACGGCAAAAAAGACGGGCTAACTGATCGGATGCCCATCCTTTAATCTAATTCGGTTCAACCGGTATCTGCCAGATAGATTCGTTTAGACATGCAGTTCGGTAGCCAGATAGTACTGAGCCGCTACGATAATTGCGGGGAGAGGAAAAAATCTTATGGCAAAAAAAATAGTTGAAAAATATGGTAGCCGGGTCAAGTACTCTGAAAAAGAATTGCAAACATTTCGCCAGGGTGGTCACAGGATTAGGCATGTTGAGAGACTGTCTAAAGCAGCGCCTCTATATTCAATAGAAGCCGAAGTGATCAAGTCGCGTTATTGTAATTCCGGTCACATCGAAGGACAGAAATTCATTATGGATATTGACGGGAATTTTATAACCAAGCTTTGTCCGAAAAGGATGTGTGTTTACCTTGTTTCACAATTAACCATTCCGGTTGCTTTGATAAATGAAAGGTTGAGCGAAGGGCTGCCACCCAACGATTTCCATTTCATGAGGTACGTCCGGTGTCCCGATGCGGGAGTGGAGTGCCTGGGGTACGGTGAAGTCACTCTCAAGGTGCAGGTTGTTCCAAGGGCTAAATAAAAGTAGCTTACACAGGGTTGGAAACTACTATAGCATCAAATGGGATCACTTCAATAGGAAAGAGAATGAAAACCAGACAAAAGATTAGAAAAGGAATGATTTTAACCTCGTTTTTTTTATTTCCGGCTATTTTCTACTATCTGTCACCGGTGCTCATTATTCAATCCACCATGAAAGGTATTATAAATGGTAGCTTTATTATGTTCGTGCTGATGTTTGTAATCGCTCTGGTTCTTGGCAGGGCATACTGTGGATGGGTTTGTCCTGGTGCAGGGTGCCAGGAGGCAATCTTACTAGCCAGAGACAAAAAAGTAACCAAGGGCGATTATATTAAATGGATCATTTGGATTCCGTGGATCAGTGCTATTGTGATATTGGCAATCAGACGTGGCGGTTATGAAAAGATAGATTTTTTTTACCGGACTAAATACGGCTTTTCCATAGGAGATGTAAACGCTCTTATCGCGTATCTTTGCGTCCTTTTCTTTCTGATAGTGATACCTGCTTTTATTTTTGGGAGAAGATCATTCTGCCACCATTTGTGCTGGATGGCCCCATTTATGATATTGGGAAGAAAAATTAGAAATCGTTTTAAGTGGGCTTCACTACAACTAAAAACAGACTCCGAGGCATGCAACCATTGTCATACCTGTACCCAAAACTGTCCAATGAGCCTTCCCGTTGAAAGGATGGTAAAGACCAATAAAATGGAAAATACTGAATGCATTCTTTGTGGTACTTGCATTGACGGTTGCGAGTTCAATGTAATAAGATTTTCCTTCTATAATGGAGCATAGCGCAAAGGGAGACGTCAAAAAACTGCGGCACTTTATACCAGACGCGGTGAAGAATAAATGAAGCCAATTAAAAAAGTAATTATAAAAGATGAAAAATACGAAGATGGTTATTCCGAACTATTTGCCAGAATTTCTCAAAAAGGTGATCTTGTGATTGATGGATGCGATGCAGGAGAATTAGCCAAAGAGATGTTTGGTGATTGGGATTATGAATATTGGCTGACCATACCGGAAAAGTTCAAAGAAACAATTATGCTTAACCTAATAAAAGACCGATTTTCTTCGGTACATGAAATAAAAAAATGGTTGGATCAACTTGGCATACCATCAGAGTTTTCGTCCTATTAACCTTAAATAAACCAGGTATCCAACCATTTACCGGGTATGCATGCTCAAAAGGAGAGCTTTATGGAAAATCGTGTAAAAAAGGTAAAAGTGGCTGTTGTGCAAGCTGCGCCGGTTCTGTTTGATAAAGCCTTGTCGGTAGAAAAAGCCTGTGGTCTGATTAAAGAAGCCGGTGCCAAAGGAAGCCAAGTGGTTCTTTTGCCCGAGGCATTTATCCCCGCTTACCCAAGGGGATTTAGCTTTGGCATGGTGGTAGGCAGCAGAAGTGATGAAGGACGTTGTTTGTGGAAAAGATATTGGGATAATGCCATTGAGATTTCCAGCTGGGAAGTGGAGGCCCTGGGAAAGGCCTCTAAGGAAGCGGGCGTGTATCTATGCATCGGAGTTATAGAGCGAGATGGGGACTACAGTGGTGGAACCGTTTACTGCACATTGCTTTATTTTGACCTTGACGGTCATTTAATGGGCAAACACAGAAAGTTAAAGCCTACCGGTTCAGAACGTTTAATCTGGGGCGAGGGTGATGGGAGCACCATGCCCGTTTTTTCAACTGAGGTGGGAAATATGGGAGGTCTGATTTGCTGGGAAAACTACATGCCCCTTGCCCGTATGGCTATGTATGGAAAAGGCGTTGAAATTTATTTCGCGCCAACCGCAGACTCCCGTGAAACATGGCAGGCAACGATGCAGCACATCGCTTGTGAGGGACGCTGTTTCGTGCTCGGTTGCAATCAATTTGTCACCAAAGAGATGTATCCGTCTGATTTAGAGACATTTGAAGAGCTGATTGATCAACCGGATGTCATGTGTCGGGGAGGAAGTGTGATTGTGTCACCATTTGGGGAAGTGATGGCAGGTCCGCTGTATGATAAAGAGGGCATTCTGTATGCAGATTTGGACCTGTCTGAAATAGCCAAAGCCAAAGTTGATTTTGATGTGGTGGGTCACTACGCCAGGCCGGATGTTTTCCAGTTTCAGGTAAACAGCACACCGCAACTACCGGTAACTTATGAGACCGGGGAGGATTCATAACAATGCCACTTAAAAACGCTTCCCCTGAAGTCGGGCACATATCGTTTATAAGCTCATGGGGGTACTTCAACTACAAGAATGGAGGGCAACGACCCTTGTACGGTAAAAATAAGCTGCTGTTTTTTTCAGCATCGCCCGACTCAAACTATGGTTCTGAGACTATTATTTGAGTATTGAGAGATGTATTTTTTGATACAGCTGAATAGATACTGTAAACCGGCTCTGTGAATATCCAGTAGAGGAGATCCTGGAATGCGACCTATGACACTATGTATGAACCTGTTCATCTGTTTTGTTTTTTCGATATTTTTTGCCATCTATTCCGTGCTTCCGGCTGCAGCCGCGGGCAAATATACGTTAGCCGTTATCCCGTTCGAAAACATTACCAGGAAGCCTGATCTAGACTGGCTGTCCATGGGCATTTCCGAAACCATCAATAATGATTTAATGGCGGTTGAGGGGCTTGTTCTGATTGAACGTTTACAGCTGAGAAAAATTTTAGAGGAACAGCAACTGCATCTTACCGGAATAATTGATGAAAAAACTGTGGTGAAGATCGGAAAGCTGATGGGGGCCAACATCCTTGTGGTGGGCGGATTCCAGAAAATGAACGACCAGATCCGTCTCACCGCACGTTTTGTTGATGTTGAGACCGGGGGCATTTTGCAGACAGCCAAGGTTACCGGAAAAATGGATGAGATATTCGAGCTGCAGGACAGGATTGTGGCGAAACTGGCAAAGAACCTGAACATTGAATTAAAGAAGCAGGAGATTGCAAAGATAGGCACGGCTCCCACAAAATCTTTGAAGGCTTACCAGCACTTTGGCCAGGGCGCTCTCCTGCAGGCGAGAAAGAACTATCAGGGAGCCGCCAAGGAACTTGCCAGGGCGACCGAAATCGACCCGGATTTTTCGGCGGCCATCGACATGCTTAAGGAGGTCTTCTGGTCCCTGGACAAGGGGAACTATTGGACCTATGAAACCAAAACCAGGATCACAGATGACACCACCATGGAAATGATTTCAGAAATGACGAGACGATCCGGGGGACTGGAATCTTTCAACGGACGGAATGTATTCTCCTACATGAAAAAAGGAGAGACAAAGGTGATGGTGACAGGCAAGGCAATGACGGTGCCTATAGAGCAGACGCTGTATTACTTCAAGGGCGAGGATGGAATATACTGGGCCGGTCAAAAGGTGCTAAGCTCCGGTACCGGAACGATTTATACATGCAGCCCACCGCCGCTCAGCTTTCCCTTCAAGTTTTCCAAAGGAAGGTCCTGGAAAGATGTATTTATCAATAAAGTTGACCAAAACGGCAAACCCCTCGCTGCTTCACAGGCTACCCTGAGCAGCAAAATCATCGGCGTGGAGGAGGTAGAGGTGTCTGCGGGAAAATTCAAGGCTTTTGTTGTTGAAGTGACGTTTGCTTCCAAGGCAAAACCCGGTTACAAGTACGGCACCGATTCCCATACGGAATACACTTGCTGGTTCGCCCCGGGAGTGGGAATCGTCAAAACCGTGTCCCGGACGGAAATGGTTATTTTAAACAAGAAAACAGTTACCCTGATCGAGGAGACGCTCAAAAAATACCATATCGAATGATTCCACGGCTGACCGATATTTTCAGAGGCTCACGCTCGTGAGTATGGCGGCTCTGGGAAACCGGACTCAGGCAGGTACACAAGCATCTGCTTGTAGGAATACGTAAAAAAAGCTGTATGTCCCACCACAGAACATAAAAGCAGGATTTTTGGATCATGACGGACCAAGATAGAGTAAAATGGGACTCAAAATATCTAAAGGACATGGGGAGATCTGCCCCTTCCTTGATTGTAAAGACGTTTTTAGGTCTTGCACCCGGTGGGAATGCGTTGGATATTGCCTGCGGGAACGGAAGAAACAGTCTCTATATGGCGGAACACGGGTTTAGAGTGGATGCGGTGGATATATCAACCGTTGCCACCAATCATTTGGCAGGTAAAGATCCGAATATCAATGTCATCTGTCAGGATACAGATACCTGGAAAATTCCACCCAATCGCTATGAGCTTGTGGTCAA is a window of Thermodesulfobacteriota bacterium DNA encoding:
- a CDS encoding CsgG/HfaB family protein yields the protein MRPMTLCMNLFICFVFSIFFAIYSVLPAAAAGKYTLAVIPFENITRKPDLDWLSMGISETINNDLMAVEGLVLIERLQLRKILEEQQLHLTGIIDEKTVVKIGKLMGANILVVGGFQKMNDQIRLTARFVDVETGGILQTAKVTGKMDEIFELQDRIVAKLAKNLNIELKKQEIAKIGTAPTKSLKAYQHFGQGALLQARKNYQGAAKELARATEIDPDFSAAIDMLKEVFWSLDKGNYWTYETKTRITDDTTMEMISEMTRRSGGLESFNGRNVFSYMKKGETKVMVTGKAMTVPIEQTLYYFKGEDGIYWAGQKVLSSGTGTIYTCSPPPLSFPFKFSKGRSWKDVFINKVDQNGKPLAASQATLSSKIIGVEEVEVSAGKFKAFVVEVTFASKAKPGYKYGTDSHTEYTCWFAPGVGIVKTVSRTEMVILNKKTVTLIEETLKKYHIE
- a CDS encoding carbon-nitrogen hydrolase family protein, which codes for MENRVKKVKVAVVQAAPVLFDKALSVEKACGLIKEAGAKGSQVVLLPEAFIPAYPRGFSFGMVVGSRSDEGRCLWKRYWDNAIEISSWEVEALGKASKEAGVYLCIGVIERDGDYSGGTVYCTLLYFDLDGHLMGKHRKLKPTGSERLIWGEGDGSTMPVFSTEVGNMGGLICWENYMPLARMAMYGKGVEIYFAPTADSRETWQATMQHIACEGRCFVLGCNQFVTKEMYPSDLETFEELIDQPDVMCRGGSVIVSPFGEVMAGPLYDKEGILYADLDLSEIAKAKVDFDVVGHYARPDVFQFQVNSTPQLPVTYETGEDS
- a CDS encoding 4Fe-4S binding protein, with protein sequence MKTRQKIRKGMILTSFFLFPAIFYYLSPVLIIQSTMKGIINGSFIMFVLMFVIALVLGRAYCGWVCPGAGCQEAILLARDKKVTKGDYIKWIIWIPWISAIVILAIRRGGYEKIDFFYRTKYGFSIGDVNALIAYLCVLFFLIVIPAFIFGRRSFCHHLCWMAPFMILGRKIRNRFKWASLQLKTDSEACNHCHTCTQNCPMSLPVERMVKTNKMENTECILCGTCIDGCEFNVIRFSFYNGA
- the nudC gene encoding NAD(+) diphosphatase, with the protein product MNHNFFSSSFLDRVSLKRGDNNWINAQLNNESTRIIPVWNLKNLCRPDPDQGPIFLTPGDLQDCSHALESSILLGVSDKKAYFTIDIDSAEYASTLGEQKKGEFLDLRKIVPLLNYQDAALLTLARFMINWSSNNRFCGKCGNPTTSAEAGNVRICQNSECGQSHFPSMDPAIIVMVASDGRCLLGRQQPWPKDMYSTIAGFVEPGESIEDAVIREVEEETGVKVEEVEYQSSQPWLFPSSLMLGFTARAMSNEIRVAKNELEDARWFSRQEITDNLSNGLMRLPSKVSISYHLIKAWYDKGDFNLP
- a CDS encoding class I SAM-dependent methyltransferase, whose amino-acid sequence is MEILDILEEKEDRAIINCLMAAVDKPNIRSICDYGCGDGRVLKKIKKRLPSGIRYTGIDFWSNEYSNHTIPEDEESINFIDNGSPEIDEFLENNHYDLVFSSFALHHFRLPVKELKRMERLVAPEGVLVLIDMFRDYTDIEKIADNVNFFNSKMMMMALRGDYHRIPYTREETCDLLLALDMEITDQKVVAVDITEKELAEFKRLAPEWYKKKAEKEYQDDVSKNRHPAFLDAFRKVQQFTMDLIDRYGTTPDSLLVTTAKKTG
- a CDS encoding class I SAM-dependent methyltransferase, translating into MTDQDRVKWDSKYLKDMGRSAPSLIVKTFLGLAPGGNALDIACGNGRNSLYMAEHGFRVDAVDISTVATNHLAGKDPNINVICQDTDTWKIPPNRYELVVNVRFLDRRLFPMIKDGLRTGGVLIFESFIGGKKKQYCLKQNELLHAFQSLRIVYYEEKESDHSDKFDQTASLVAVKTGSTL